The following proteins are co-located in the Fimbriiglobus ruber genome:
- a CDS encoding TraR/DksA family transcriptional regulator: MTKALVSRRAELRKRMGMELDGLGLSAPAASGDSADAAFGNSGEEVASQLVELEGKELAQIERALTRIKQGLYGVCDGCACKIPVARLNALPYSTLCVKCQRESENDSGWLSSHQLAGWDKVRDSGEDRDIDLADLEIDLSK; encoded by the coding sequence ATGACGAAAGCGTTAGTTTCCCGAAGAGCGGAACTGCGCAAGCGTATGGGCATGGAACTCGACGGCCTGGGGCTCTCCGCCCCGGCGGCCTCCGGGGATTCGGCGGACGCCGCGTTCGGTAACTCAGGTGAGGAAGTCGCGTCCCAGCTCGTCGAGTTGGAAGGGAAGGAACTGGCTCAGATCGAGCGGGCTCTAACCCGGATCAAGCAGGGATTGTACGGCGTGTGCGACGGCTGTGCGTGCAAAATCCCGGTCGCCCGACTCAACGCGCTGCCGTACTCCACCCTCTGCGTGAAATGCCAGCGGGAGTCCGAGAACGATTCCGGTTGGCTGTCTTCCCATCAGCTCGCCGGTTGGGACAAGGTGCGCGATTCCGGTGAAGATCGCGATATCGACCTGGCGGACCTGGAAATCGATCTGAGCAAGTAG
- a CDS encoding S1C family serine protease: MTRRLLWAATVIGGSFAGGMVTSALFDTHGVVHARPDSPLPPPPAAATVVERDHAGSPAPDRFEQVIQQIAPAVVSVDAVKPATTPSPTGKSKPTEESGSGVIVRLDAARGYYAVTNNHVVGGARPGEITVNLADGRIIQPDRVWTDPESDIAVLRLPAENLPFAELGDSDRTRRGQWVLAFGSPFGLNQTVTHGIISARDRGQISLGTTIRIKEFLQTDAAINPGSSGGPLADMSGAVIGINTAIASNNGNNSGVSFSIPANLVKRVARELLEKGAVSRGYLGLQLAPTIEPAAALRLGLSRSWGALVEGVHPDGPAAAGGLQKGDVILKLDAVEIRDENHLINLISALPPNQKIRVSVWRDRQDRVLNVVVGDWAVVAVRSR, from the coding sequence ATGACACGACGCTTGCTTTGGGCCGCCACCGTGATCGGCGGGTCGTTCGCCGGAGGCATGGTCACCAGCGCGTTATTCGACACGCACGGGGTCGTGCATGCGCGACCCGATTCGCCGCTTCCGCCGCCACCGGCCGCCGCGACTGTTGTGGAACGAGATCACGCTGGATCGCCCGCGCCGGACCGCTTTGAACAGGTGATCCAACAGATCGCGCCAGCCGTCGTGTCGGTCGACGCGGTCAAGCCGGCCACGACCCCGTCGCCGACGGGAAAATCCAAGCCGACGGAGGAGTCCGGGTCCGGCGTCATCGTGCGCCTCGACGCCGCGCGGGGTTACTACGCCGTAACGAACAACCACGTCGTCGGGGGGGCTCGACCCGGTGAAATCACCGTCAACTTGGCCGACGGCCGGATCATTCAGCCCGACCGCGTCTGGACCGACCCGGAGTCCGACATCGCGGTGTTGCGGCTGCCTGCCGAAAACCTGCCATTCGCGGAACTCGGCGACAGCGATCGCACCCGCCGCGGCCAGTGGGTGCTCGCGTTCGGCAGCCCGTTCGGGTTGAACCAGACGGTCACTCACGGGATCATTTCCGCCCGCGACCGCGGGCAAATCAGCCTGGGCACGACGATCCGCATCAAGGAATTTTTGCAGACGGACGCGGCGATCAACCCCGGGTCGAGTGGCGGACCGTTGGCGGACATGTCCGGTGCCGTGATCGGGATTAACACCGCTATCGCGTCCAACAACGGGAACAATAGCGGCGTGTCGTTCAGCATTCCCGCGAATCTGGTCAAGCGGGTCGCCCGGGAATTGTTGGAGAAGGGGGCCGTCTCGCGCGGCTACCTCGGCTTACAACTCGCCCCGACGATCGAACCGGCCGCCGCACTCCGACTCGGTTTGAGCCGGTCGTGGGGGGCGCTCGTGGAAGGCGTTCACCCGGACGGCCCGGCTGCGGCCGGCGGGCTCCAGAAAGGGGACGTCATCCTCAAACTCGACGCGGTCGAAATCCGCGACGAAAATCACCTGATTAACTTGATCAGTGCGCTGCCACCCAACCAAAAGATCCGCGTCTCGGTCTGGCGCGACCGCCAGGACCGCGTCCTCAACGTCGTCGTCGGAGATTGGGCAGTAGTCGCGGTTCGAAGCCGGTAG